The Anaerolineae bacterium genomic sequence AAGGGATTGAGTATCGAGTGGGAGAGGCGGAGAACTTACCGGTCTGTGACGAAAGTGTGGACTATGTCTTTGCCAATATGTACCTTCATCACGTTGAGTCGCCTTTTCAGGCAATAAAAGAGATGGTGCGAATTCTGAAGCCGGGTGGTACGCTGGTTGTCACGGATTTGGACGAGCACTCTTATGAGTTCTTAAGGACGGAGCAATGCGATCGATGGTTAGGGTTTAATCGCCAGGATATTAGGCGGTGGTTGACTGATGCGGGTCTGAAAGACGTGTTGGTGGACTGTGTGGGTGAGAATTGCTGTGCCCAATCAAGTTGTGGTTGTGAATCTGCGAGCATCAGTATATTCATAGCTGTAGGGGTGAAATGAGGGGCCGCCCAACATGCGGCTCAAGCCGACCCCGCTCCGCTCGCCTTCGGCTCGCTCCGCGGGGCGGCTTAGCCCCAGATCGTTGGGCCGCCAGAGGATGAAGGTTTCCCTCTGGCGGAGGCAGGGCGGGCTGGAAGGCCGAAGGGAGCGCGGGCA encodes the following:
- a CDS encoding class I SAM-dependent methyltransferase, whose translation is MGEAENLPVCDESVDYVFANMYLHHVESPFQAIKEMVRILKPGGTLVVTDLDEHSYEFLRTEQCDRWLGFNRQDIRRWLTDAGLKDVLVDCVGENCCAQSSCGCESASISIFIAVGVK